A part of Citrifermentans bremense genomic DNA contains:
- a CDS encoding TRAP transporter large permease → MSSAVAGWEQFSKKKAATWLAGIAVVLGLIATLGSTGIVFALLLALMLTGMPISIALGLTVLTFLFFFSEVPTEAVAMKLFTGIEKFEIMAIPFFILAGNFLTHGGVAKRMIKFATSMVGHWHGGLALAGVMACALFAAVSGSSPATVVAIGSVMLPAMVRAGFPKRFGAGVITTSGSLGILIPPSIPMVIYCVATNSSVGAMFMGGVIPGLMLATLLGLVSWWKAKKANYPRMQKATWGERFKAFRESIWGLLLIVIVLGGIYSGLFTPTEAAAMSAVYAFIIAVFVYRDVPFKKIPKVLLDSASMSAMLLYIITNAVLFSFLMTHEQIPQLMADWILAHNLGVVSFLLVTNVLLLLAGNVMEPSSIILILAPILFPVAMQLGIDPIHFGVLITVNMEVGMCHPPVGLNLYVASGITKMGISELTVAVWPWLMAMLGFMLLVTYVPSISLWLPKALGY, encoded by the coding sequence ATGAGTTCTGCAGTTGCTGGCTGGGAGCAGTTCTCCAAGAAAAAGGCGGCCACCTGGCTTGCGGGTATCGCCGTGGTCCTCGGGTTGATAGCGACCCTTGGCAGCACCGGGATCGTCTTCGCCCTGCTGCTCGCGCTGATGCTGACCGGGATGCCGATTTCCATCGCGCTCGGCCTCACCGTCCTTACCTTCCTCTTCTTCTTCTCGGAAGTGCCGACCGAAGCGGTGGCGATGAAGCTCTTCACCGGAATTGAGAAGTTCGAGATCATGGCGATCCCCTTCTTCATCCTGGCAGGGAACTTCCTGACCCACGGCGGCGTGGCGAAGAGGATGATCAAGTTCGCCACCTCGATGGTGGGACACTGGCACGGCGGCCTGGCTCTCGCCGGCGTCATGGCCTGCGCCCTCTTCGCCGCCGTTTCCGGCTCGAGCCCCGCGACGGTGGTCGCCATAGGCTCCGTGATGCTCCCCGCCATGGTGCGCGCCGGCTTCCCCAAGCGCTTCGGAGCGGGGGTAATCACCACCTCGGGGTCGCTGGGTATCCTGATCCCCCCCTCCATCCCGATGGTCATCTACTGCGTCGCCACCAACTCCTCGGTCGGGGCGATGTTCATGGGGGGCGTCATCCCCGGCCTGATGCTGGCAACCCTTTTGGGGCTCGTTTCCTGGTGGAAGGCAAAGAAGGCGAACTACCCGCGCATGCAGAAAGCAACCTGGGGCGAGCGCTTCAAGGCGTTTAGGGAGAGCATCTGGGGCCTTTTGCTGATCGTCATCGTCCTCGGGGGGATCTACAGCGGCCTCTTCACACCGACCGAAGCGGCGGCCATGAGCGCCGTCTATGCCTTCATCATCGCCGTCTTCGTCTACCGCGACGTCCCCTTCAAGAAGATCCCGAAGGTGCTCCTCGACTCGGCGAGCATGTCGGCCATGCTCCTTTACATCATCACCAACGCGGTGCTCTTTTCCTTCCTGATGACCCACGAGCAGATACCGCAGCTCATGGCGGACTGGATCCTCGCGCACAACCTGGGGGTGGTCTCCTTCCTGCTGGTCACCAACGTGCTGCTGCTTCTGGCCGGGAACGTGATGGAGCCCTCCTCCATCATCCTGATCCTCGCGCCGATACTGTTCCCGGTGGCGATGCAGTTGGGGATCGATCCGATCCACTTCGGCGTGCTGATCACGGTGAACATGGAGGTAGGGATGTGCCACCCGCCGGTGGGGCTCAACCTCTACGTCGCCAGCGGCATCACAAAGATGGGGATCTCCGAGCTCACGGTGGCCGTGTGGCCCTGGCTCATGGCGATGTTGGGGTTCATGCTGCTCGTCACCTACGTCCCCTCCATCTCGCTCTGGCTTCCCAAGGCCCTGGGGTATTGA
- a CDS encoding TRAP transporter small permease, whose translation MMKYLDHLEEIIITFLIGAATAIIAVAVVHRYLSGLPIPGLQDWLLGINLSWAQELCIYMFVWMAKFGAAYGVRSGIHVGVDVLVTRLPDSWRKTTVIIAIMGGALFTGLIGTLGAKFVWENGLHYALLNKLGMDVTELFEGPITPDLEWPTWIVYSAVPLGSYLMCFRFLQVGWAFLHTGELPHHDHTHVDGIEEIPAMDSTQALEEYEVHKFNGKDGGAK comes from the coding sequence ATGATGAAGTATCTTGACCATTTAGAGGAAATCATCATCACCTTCCTCATCGGCGCGGCGACCGCCATCATCGCGGTCGCGGTCGTCCATCGTTACCTTTCGGGGTTGCCGATCCCCGGCCTGCAGGACTGGCTGCTCGGCATAAACCTGAGCTGGGCCCAGGAGCTCTGCATCTACATGTTCGTCTGGATGGCCAAGTTCGGAGCAGCCTACGGCGTCCGTTCCGGGATCCACGTCGGGGTCGACGTGCTGGTGACCCGACTCCCGGACTCCTGGCGCAAGACCACCGTGATCATCGCCATCATGGGCGGCGCCCTCTTCACCGGGCTCATCGGCACCCTGGGCGCCAAATTCGTCTGGGAAAACGGTTTACATTACGCGCTCTTAAACAAGCTGGGCATGGACGTAACCGAACTCTTCGAAGGGCCGATCACCCCCGACCTCGAGTGGCCCACTTGGATCGTCTACTCCGCCGTTCCCTTGGGCTCGTATCTCATGTGCTTCAGGTTCCTGCAGGTCGGCTGGGCGTTTCTGCACACTGGAGAACTGCCGCACCATGACCACACTCACGTCGACGGTATCGAAGAGATACCTGCGATGGACTCGACGCAGGCGCTCGAGGAGTACGAAGTACACAAGTTCAACGGCAAGGATGGGGGTGCGAAATGA
- a CDS encoding TRAP transporter substrate-binding protein, translating to MSLKACLKALAMAAALALPLNAVAAPAPIVIKFSHVVAQHTPKGQAADYFKKLAEERTKGRVKVEVYPNSQLYKDKEEMEALQLGAVQMLAPSLAKFAPLGVKEFEVFDLPFIFDNYQELHKVTQGPVGAKLLKKLEPKGILGLAYWDNGFKVMSANKPLKAVSDFRGQKMRIQSSKVLDSQMRAVGAMPQVLAFSEVYQALQTGVVNGTENPPSNLYTQKMHEVQKYVTLSDHGYLGYAVIVNKKFWQGLPADVRTILEGCMKDATKYANDIAKKDNEEALAAVKKSGRSQLISLTPQERAAWKKAMDKAHKDNMGRIGADIVKEVYAATGYNPS from the coding sequence ATGAGTCTCAAAGCATGTCTGAAAGCACTGGCCATGGCAGCAGCGCTCGCCCTGCCGCTGAACGCAGTCGCAGCACCGGCGCCGATCGTGATCAAGTTCAGCCACGTCGTGGCGCAGCACACCCCGAAGGGGCAGGCGGCCGACTACTTCAAGAAACTGGCTGAAGAGCGGACCAAGGGAAGGGTCAAGGTCGAGGTATACCCCAACAGCCAGCTCTACAAAGACAAGGAAGAGATGGAGGCGCTGCAGCTAGGCGCGGTGCAGATGCTGGCCCCCTCCCTCGCCAAGTTCGCGCCGCTGGGCGTCAAGGAGTTCGAGGTATTCGACCTCCCCTTCATCTTCGACAACTACCAGGAACTCCACAAGGTGACCCAGGGACCGGTCGGCGCGAAGCTCCTGAAAAAGCTCGAGCCCAAGGGTATCTTAGGCCTCGCCTACTGGGACAACGGCTTCAAGGTGATGAGCGCCAACAAGCCGCTTAAGGCTGTCAGCGACTTCCGCGGGCAGAAGATGCGCATCCAGTCCTCCAAGGTGCTCGACTCCCAGATGCGCGCGGTAGGTGCCATGCCGCAGGTGCTCGCCTTCTCCGAGGTGTACCAGGCCCTGCAGACCGGCGTCGTGAACGGCACCGAGAACCCCCCGTCCAACCTCTACACCCAGAAGATGCACGAAGTGCAGAAATACGTAACCCTCTCCGACCACGGCTACCTGGGCTACGCCGTCATCGTCAACAAGAAGTTCTGGCAGGGGCTGCCGGCCGACGTCCGCACCATCCTCGAAGGGTGCATGAAGGACGCGACCAAGTACGCAAACGACATCGCCAAGAAGGACAACGAGGAGGCGCTGGCCGCCGTCAAGAAATCCGGCCGCAGCCAGTTGATCAGCCTCACCCCGCAGGAGCGCGCCGCCTGGAAGAAGGCGATGGACAAGGCGCACAAGGACAACATGGGGCGCATCGGCGCCGACATAGTCAAGGAAGTGTACGCTGCCACCGGCTACAACCCGAGCTAG
- a CDS encoding sigma-54-dependent transcriptional regulator has translation MEKILIIDDEAFICENVQRILSGEGFEVRAAGSGKEARDIVAGEEIDLALLDLNLGSEDGIEVLKSLKETDPELLVIIITGYGSVESAVESLQLGAFHYMKKPFKADALRLIVKLALKTQTLKREVRKLKRNNSPLPGRSPIIGKSEAFQEMAAQVREIARIPSTVLITGESGTGKEVVARAIHDLSDRREHPFIAINCASIPAPLLESELFGHEKGAFTGASGRKKGLFEEAHRGTIFLDEIGEMDMAMQVKLLRVLQERSIRRVGAVKDIEIDARVIAATNRDLAKRIEEKSFREDLFYRLNVFPINIPPLRERPADIAALSAYFLDSFSRSFGRDFRDVSAEAELLMAQYAWPGNIRELRNVIERICIMRSGPTLLPEHLPQEIKSCVAVPPLPAEMPVTVAADLGLEEAVSAIEKSLIQQALQKTGWNVLQTAVNLKIPRGTLRYKMEKYGLMQ, from the coding sequence ATGGAAAAGATCCTGATCATAGACGACGAAGCCTTCATCTGCGAGAACGTGCAACGCATCCTGTCCGGCGAGGGGTTCGAGGTCCGCGCCGCCGGCTCGGGAAAAGAGGCGCGCGACATCGTGGCCGGCGAAGAGATCGACCTGGCCCTGCTCGACCTGAACCTAGGCTCCGAGGACGGCATCGAGGTGCTGAAGTCGCTCAAGGAGACGGACCCGGAACTGCTGGTGATCATCATCACCGGGTACGGGTCGGTGGAAAGCGCCGTAGAGTCCCTGCAGCTCGGCGCCTTCCACTACATGAAGAAGCCGTTCAAGGCTGATGCGCTCAGGCTGATAGTCAAGCTCGCCCTGAAGACCCAGACCTTGAAGCGCGAGGTCCGAAAGCTAAAGCGCAACAACTCCCCCCTCCCGGGGCGCTCGCCGATAATCGGCAAGAGCGAGGCGTTCCAGGAGATGGCGGCCCAGGTGCGCGAGATCGCCCGCATCCCCTCCACGGTGCTCATCACCGGCGAATCGGGAACCGGCAAGGAGGTCGTGGCGCGCGCCATCCACGACCTATCCGACCGCAGGGAGCACCCCTTCATCGCCATCAACTGCGCCTCCATTCCCGCGCCACTTTTGGAAAGCGAGCTCTTCGGGCACGAAAAGGGGGCCTTCACCGGCGCCAGCGGGCGCAAGAAAGGGCTCTTCGAGGAGGCGCACCGCGGCACCATCTTCCTGGACGAGATAGGCGAGATGGACATGGCGATGCAGGTTAAGCTCTTGCGCGTCTTGCAGGAGAGAAGCATCAGGCGCGTGGGCGCCGTCAAGGACATCGAGATAGACGCGCGCGTGATCGCCGCCACCAACCGGGACCTCGCCAAGCGGATCGAAGAGAAGAGTTTCCGCGAAGACCTCTTCTACCGCCTCAACGTCTTTCCCATCAACATCCCGCCGCTTCGGGAGCGCCCCGCAGACATTGCCGCCCTCTCCGCCTACTTCCTGGACAGCTTCAGCCGCTCCTTCGGCCGCGACTTCCGCGACGTCTCTGCCGAGGCTGAGCTACTGATGGCCCAATACGCGTGGCCCGGCAACATCAGGGAGCTTAGGAACGTCATCGAACGCATCTGCATCATGCGCAGCGGCCCGACCCTTCTCCCGGAACATCTGCCCCAGGAGATCAAAAGCTGCGTGGCCGTGCCCCCCCTGCCGGCCGAGATGCCCGTAACCGTCGCCGCCGACCTCGGACTGGAGGAGGCTGTGAGCGCCATCGAGAAGTCGCTCATCCAGCAGGCCCTCCAGAAGACGGGGTGGAACGTCTTGCAGACTGCTGTCAACCTGAAGATCCCCCGCGGCACCCTGCGCTACAAGATGGAGAAGTACGGCCTGATGCAATAA
- a CDS encoding PAS domain-containing sensor histidine kinase, which translates to MPRLTLFKKILVITLLLSLLPLFVSSAILLVNLQSISSKLTEEIARSDDRQATQSLQMRARDLAENIRDFLHQCESDLLYLSRSRLDRPTLLGFYQTRLSEVWQRGGSATAAQGTHEFRPIYRSIAIIDRDGMEQAVIRNGQFVPKEKLRNVADPANTEFRSEDYFRRVRALKPGEIYVSHLAGFHVSKQEQLAGAKDPESAYDGKNYQGGIRFGSPICDAGGNFAGIVLLTLDHQHLMEFTQHIDPGKGFATLFPSYQSGNYAFLFDDEGWIITHPKFWDIRGVDQSGRQVPPYTAQSKEDDVERGRIPFNLDHAGFIHKSYPMVSAAVRNREEGYVDITNVGGAKKIMAYAPIFYDTGDYAKHGVFGGVTIGFQVDQFHEASRKGSRLINRQLGEHRRTSALIILATALVSALSAWLLSRGISVPLRQLTESAGKLAAGDSHVRVAVNSNDEIGVLASTFNYMADELDLRKQSILSTLEQLRKSRLEILDERNFKESVLESISSGIVTFSPDGRITSINRTGRLFLGEDLPAETHYTAVFKGWGVMNERISQALSQKSGYGRETFRFDHGHGKTHFDVGFFPIGADAEQGLTVTLRNETQRENLHEEMMRLDRLASLGKLSAGIAHEVRNPLTGISLLLDDLHDQASANPQDRDLIKRALIEIERVEKLVSALLNYSSPVRAEFRECDLNRLVCDTVLLMRRQCERQKVQLNLTEGDVPPLRLDPEKIKQAVLNIIKNAQEALPEGGRIDVVTSAKDGYAVISICDDGPGIASKDLPLIFEPFFTRKGAGTGLGLSITQRIVEEHQGKVRVESAPGKGTRFTVELPLCPP; encoded by the coding sequence TTGCCACGCCTCACGCTTTTCAAAAAGATCCTGGTCATCACGCTGCTGCTTTCCCTGCTGCCGCTGTTCGTCTCCTCTGCCATCCTCCTGGTGAACCTGCAGTCGATCAGCAGCAAGCTAACCGAGGAGATAGCACGCTCAGACGACCGGCAGGCGACGCAGTCGCTGCAGATGAGGGCGCGGGACCTGGCCGAAAACATCCGCGACTTCCTGCACCAGTGCGAAAGCGACCTGCTCTACCTCTCCCGCTCCCGCCTGGACCGCCCGACGCTGCTCGGCTTTTACCAGACCCGACTGAGCGAGGTGTGGCAGCGCGGAGGGAGCGCAACCGCGGCCCAGGGGACCCACGAGTTCCGCCCCATCTACCGCTCCATCGCCATCATCGACCGCGACGGGATGGAACAGGCGGTTATCCGGAACGGCCAGTTCGTCCCCAAAGAAAAGCTGCGCAACGTGGCGGACCCGGCCAACACCGAGTTCAGGAGCGAAGATTACTTCCGCCGCGTGCGGGCGCTGAAACCCGGCGAGATCTACGTCTCGCATCTCGCCGGCTTCCACGTCTCGAAGCAGGAGCAACTGGCCGGGGCCAAGGACCCGGAAAGCGCCTACGACGGCAAGAACTACCAGGGGGGAATCCGGTTCGGCTCTCCCATCTGCGACGCCGGGGGGAACTTCGCCGGAATTGTGCTGCTGACCCTCGACCACCAGCACCTGATGGAGTTCACCCAGCACATAGACCCCGGCAAGGGCTTCGCCACCCTCTTCCCCTCCTACCAAAGCGGCAACTACGCCTTTCTTTTCGACGACGAGGGATGGATCATCACCCACCCGAAGTTCTGGGACATCCGGGGCGTGGACCAAAGCGGCAGGCAGGTCCCCCCGTACACGGCGCAGTCGAAAGAGGACGATGTCGAGCGAGGCCGCATCCCCTTCAACCTGGACCACGCCGGCTTCATCCACAAAAGCTACCCCATGGTCTCCGCCGCGGTCAGGAACCGGGAGGAGGGGTACGTCGACATCACCAACGTGGGGGGCGCCAAGAAGATCATGGCCTACGCCCCCATCTTCTACGACACAGGCGACTACGCTAAGCACGGCGTCTTCGGCGGGGTGACCATCGGCTTCCAGGTGGACCAGTTCCACGAGGCCTCACGAAAGGGAAGCCGCCTGATCAACAGGCAGCTTGGGGAGCACCGCAGGACCAGCGCCCTGATCATCCTCGCCACGGCCCTGGTCTCGGCGCTCTCGGCCTGGCTTCTGTCGCGCGGCATCAGCGTCCCGCTGAGGCAACTCACCGAAAGCGCGGGCAAACTCGCCGCTGGCGACAGCCACGTAAGGGTGGCGGTGAATTCCAACGACGAAATCGGGGTGCTGGCATCCACCTTCAACTACATGGCGGACGAGCTCGACCTGAGGAAACAGAGCATTCTCTCCACGCTGGAACAATTGCGCAAGTCGCGGCTCGAGATACTGGACGAGCGCAACTTTAAGGAGAGCGTGCTGGAAAGTATCTCCAGCGGCATCGTCACCTTCTCCCCGGATGGGCGCATCACCTCAATAAACCGGACCGGCCGGCTCTTTCTGGGCGAGGATCTCCCTGCAGAGACCCACTACACGGCGGTGTTCAAGGGATGGGGCGTCATGAACGAAAGGATCTCGCAGGCCCTCTCCCAAAAGTCCGGGTACGGGCGCGAGACCTTCCGCTTCGATCACGGTCATGGCAAGACCCACTTCGACGTAGGGTTCTTCCCCATAGGCGCCGACGCCGAACAGGGGCTCACCGTAACGCTGAGAAACGAGACCCAGCGGGAGAACCTACACGAGGAGATGATGCGCCTGGACCGGCTCGCCTCGCTGGGAAAGCTCTCCGCCGGCATAGCCCACGAGGTGAGGAACCCGCTCACCGGGATCTCGCTGCTGCTTGACGATCTGCACGACCAGGCGAGCGCCAACCCGCAGGACCGTGACCTGATCAAAAGGGCCCTGATCGAGATCGAGCGGGTGGAAAAGCTGGTCAGCGCGCTCTTGAACTACTCCTCGCCGGTGCGCGCCGAGTTCAGGGAGTGCGACCTGAACCGGCTGGTCTGCGACACGGTCCTTTTGATGCGGCGCCAGTGCGAACGGCAGAAGGTGCAGTTGAACCTGACCGAGGGGGATGTTCCCCCGCTGCGGCTGGACCCGGAAAAGATAAAGCAGGCCGTGCTCAACATCATCAAGAACGCACAGGAAGCCCTCCCGGAGGGGGGGCGTATCGACGTCGTCACCTCGGCGAAGGACGGGTACGCCGTGATCAGCATCTGCGATGACGGACCGGGCATAGCATCGAAGGACCTGCCGCTCATCTTCGAGCCTTTCTTCACCAGGAAGGGGGCCGGCACAGGCCTTGGGCTTTCCATCACGCAGAGGATAGTTGAAGAACACCAGGGGAAGGTGCGCGTTGAAAGCGCGCCGGGAAAAGGGACTCGTTTCACCGTAGAACTGCCGTTATGCCCCCCTTAG
- a CDS encoding UbiD family decarboxylase: MGYKNLAACVADLERTGALVRINEELSSELEIGSIQRRVYQAQGPALLFTRVKGCSFPMLGNLFGTLERTRYIFRDTLKAVECLVQLKIDPKSALKNPASLLGAVPAAWHLLPKEVGDGPIMANRTTIDQLPQLKSWPDDGGAFITLPQVYSESAAQPGVRHSNLGMYRVQISGGEYRQNAEVGVHYQIHRGIGFHHAEAIERGEPLRVNIFVGGAPAMTVAAVMPLPEGMPELSFAGLLAGHRIEMVQRPGQLPIPAQADFCITGVIDPDKTLPEGPFGDHFGYYSLAHHFPVLKVEEVFHRDGAIWPFTTVGRPPQEDTSFGAFIHELTGPLIPTVIPGVKAVHAVDAAGVHPLLLAVGSERYVPYGERRTPQELLTIANAVLGQGQLSLAKYLMIACHEDAPQLDIHDIPAFLRHVLERIDLKRDLHFQTATTMDTLDYSGSGLNSGSKVVFAAVGEKRRNLGVELPSALRLAEGFSEPAICLPGVIAVKGPACTVPKGEADSQMEALCAALEGVDGLESFPLIVVCDDSGFAAKHLDNFLWVTFTRSDPAADIYGVGAGMVCKQWGCKGPLVIDARVKPHHAPPLIEDPAVERKVDQLAAPCGPLHGLY, translated from the coding sequence TTGGGATACAAGAATCTGGCAGCGTGCGTGGCGGACCTGGAGCGGACCGGCGCGCTGGTGAGGATAAACGAGGAACTCTCTTCGGAGCTGGAGATAGGCTCCATCCAGCGCAGGGTGTACCAGGCGCAAGGCCCGGCGCTTCTCTTCACCCGGGTGAAGGGGTGCTCGTTCCCGATGCTCGGAAACCTGTTCGGGACCCTGGAGCGGACCAGGTACATCTTCAGGGACACCCTCAAAGCTGTGGAGTGCCTGGTGCAGTTGAAGATCGATCCCAAATCGGCCTTGAAAAACCCAGCTTCCTTACTCGGTGCGGTCCCGGCAGCATGGCACCTGCTCCCCAAGGAGGTAGGTGACGGCCCCATCATGGCCAACCGCACCACGATCGATCAGCTGCCGCAGCTCAAATCCTGGCCCGACGACGGCGGCGCCTTCATCACGCTGCCGCAGGTCTACTCGGAGAGCGCGGCCCAGCCCGGCGTGCGCCACTCGAACCTCGGCATGTATCGGGTGCAGATCTCCGGCGGGGAGTACCGGCAAAACGCCGAGGTGGGAGTGCACTACCAGATCCATCGCGGCATCGGCTTCCACCACGCCGAGGCGATCGAACGGGGAGAGCCTCTGCGGGTGAACATCTTCGTAGGGGGCGCGCCCGCCATGACCGTCGCCGCCGTGATGCCCCTCCCCGAGGGGATGCCGGAGCTCTCCTTTGCCGGCCTTCTGGCCGGTCACCGGATCGAGATGGTGCAGCGCCCCGGACAGCTCCCGATACCCGCTCAGGCCGACTTCTGCATCACCGGCGTCATTGATCCGGACAAGACCCTTCCCGAAGGCCCGTTCGGCGACCATTTCGGCTATTACAGCCTGGCCCACCATTTCCCCGTGCTGAAGGTGGAGGAGGTCTTCCACCGCGACGGGGCCATCTGGCCCTTCACCACTGTGGGACGACCTCCGCAGGAGGACACATCCTTCGGCGCCTTCATTCACGAACTGACCGGTCCGCTGATCCCGACGGTTATACCTGGTGTCAAGGCGGTGCACGCGGTCGACGCGGCCGGTGTACACCCGCTGCTTCTGGCCGTGGGAAGCGAGCGCTACGTCCCCTACGGCGAGCGCCGGACCCCGCAGGAACTCCTCACCATCGCGAACGCCGTGCTGGGACAGGGGCAGCTCTCCCTGGCCAAGTACCTGATGATCGCCTGCCACGAGGATGCTCCGCAGCTCGACATCCACGACATCCCGGCCTTCCTGCGCCACGTGCTGGAGCGGATCGACCTGAAGCGCGACCTGCATTTCCAGACCGCGACCACCATGGATACGCTCGACTACTCCGGCTCGGGGCTGAACAGCGGCTCCAAGGTGGTCTTCGCAGCGGTAGGGGAAAAGCGCCGCAATCTCGGCGTAGAGCTTCCTTCCGCGCTGAGGCTTGCCGAGGGCTTTAGCGAACCGGCTATATGCCTTCCCGGCGTCATCGCCGTCAAGGGGCCGGCCTGCACCGTCCCGAAAGGGGAGGCGGACTCGCAGATGGAGGCGCTTTGCGCCGCCCTTGAGGGAGTGGATGGGCTGGAGAGCTTCCCGCTGATCGTCGTCTGCGACGACAGCGGATTCGCCGCGAAGCACCTGGACAATTTCCTCTGGGTGACCTTCACCCGTTCCGATCCCGCAGCCGACATCTACGGGGTCGGGGCAGGGATGGTCTGCAAGCAGTGGGGGTGCAAAGGTCCCCTGGTGATCGACGCCAGGGTCAAGCCCCACCACGCACCGCCGCTCATCGAGGACCCGGCAGTCGAGAGGAAAGTGGACCAGCTTGCCGCCCCATGCGGGCCGCTGCACGGGTTGTATTAG
- a CDS encoding TlyA family RNA methyltransferase: protein MSKERLDKLVLERGLAPSRERAKALIMAGQVVVDDHLADKAGLMVPIEAEIRLKGEPLPYVSRGGLKLAEGLERFGIDVAGLCAIDVGASTGGFTDCLLQRGATRVYAVDVGYGQLAWKLREDPRVVSMEKTNIRHLEPEMLPESPDLAVIDASFISLDKVLPPTLRLIRPFGEVVALIKPQFEVGRGQVGKGGVVRDEKKHQEVVESIGELARGLGLLVLGVCDSPILGPKGNKEFLIHLKKQGEPQPEPRNTEVTEE from the coding sequence TTGAGCAAGGAAAGACTCGACAAGCTGGTGCTGGAGCGGGGGCTCGCCCCCTCCAGGGAAAGGGCCAAGGCGCTCATCATGGCCGGGCAGGTGGTGGTTGACGACCACCTCGCCGACAAGGCTGGGCTCATGGTCCCGATAGAGGCCGAGATCCGTCTCAAGGGGGAGCCGCTTCCCTACGTGAGCCGCGGCGGACTGAAGCTCGCCGAGGGGCTGGAGCGCTTCGGCATCGACGTCGCCGGGCTCTGCGCCATCGACGTCGGCGCCTCGACCGGAGGCTTCACCGACTGCCTTCTGCAAAGGGGCGCTACCCGCGTCTATGCGGTGGACGTGGGCTACGGCCAGCTTGCCTGGAAGCTGCGCGAGGACCCGCGCGTGGTGAGCATGGAGAAGACCAACATCCGCCACCTGGAGCCGGAGATGCTCCCGGAATCCCCGGACCTGGCGGTGATCGATGCTTCGTTCATCTCGCTGGACAAGGTGCTGCCGCCGACCTTGAGGCTGATCAGGCCGTTCGGCGAGGTCGTGGCGCTGATCAAGCCGCAGTTCGAGGTGGGGCGCGGCCAGGTGGGGAAGGGCGGCGTGGTCCGGGACGAGAAGAAGCACCAGGAGGTGGTGGAGAGCATCGGGGAGCTGGCCCGGGGACTGGGGCTTCTGGTGCTGGGGGTGTGCGACTCCCCCATCCTGGGACCCAAAGGGAACAAGGAGTTCCTGATCCATTTGAAGAAGCAGGGGGAACCGCAACCCGAACCCCGGAACACAGAGGTCACCGAGGAATAG
- a CDS encoding histidine triad nucleotide-binding protein has protein sequence MNDCLFCKMASGAIPVKKVYEDDELFAIEDINPVAPLHMLIIPKKHLANVLALAPEDDRIIGAVHRVAAQLARERGVDQEGFRLVNNTNAGAGQSVFHIHFHLLAGRKLGWPPG, from the coding sequence ATGAACGACTGCCTGTTCTGCAAGATGGCGAGCGGCGCGATTCCGGTCAAGAAGGTATACGAGGACGACGAGCTTTTCGCCATCGAGGACATCAACCCCGTGGCGCCTTTACACATGCTCATCATCCCCAAGAAGCACTTAGCGAACGTGCTGGCGCTAGCCCCTGAGGACGACCGGATCATCGGCGCAGTCCACCGTGTGGCTGCCCAACTCGCGCGTGAGCGCGGCGTCGACCAGGAAGGGTTCCGCCTGGTGAACAACACCAACGCCGGAGCCGGCCAGTCCGTCTTCCATATCCATTTCCACCTGCTTGCCGGACGCAAGCTCGGGTGGCCTCCAGGGTAG
- a CDS encoding DUF4124 domain-containing protein, which translates to MKKLILLLLLIYPMTAVAETYEWVDERGTVNFAEDLGKVPKKYRKKAKRLGSDEPPAEIAPPAAVPDTAKPKGVEEKVEKKSYGGKDELAWRREFLQANSNLQSAQTELDTLKARLSDTSSMSRSEYLIIQNSIKHAEARVQALQKKLDQLNASADRYEVPAEFRK; encoded by the coding sequence ATGAAGAAGCTGATCTTGCTTTTGCTCTTGATCTATCCGATGACTGCCGTGGCTGAGACCTACGAATGGGTCGACGAACGCGGCACGGTGAACTTCGCCGAGGATCTTGGGAAGGTCCCGAAAAAGTACCGCAAGAAGGCGAAAAGGCTGGGAAGCGACGAGCCTCCAGCCGAGATCGCCCCCCCCGCTGCCGTGCCGGATACGGCCAAGCCCAAGGGGGTGGAGGAGAAGGTGGAGAAGAAGAGCTACGGCGGCAAGGACGAGCTTGCCTGGCGCCGGGAGTTCCTGCAGGCGAACTCGAACCTGCAAAGTGCCCAGACGGAGCTGGATACGCTCAAGGCGCGGCTCTCCGACACTTCCAGCATGTCCCGTTCGGAATACCTGATCATCCAGAACAGCATCAAGCACGCAGAGGCCAGGGTGCAGGCGCTGCAGAAAAAGCTGGACCAGCTGAATGCAAGCGCCGACCGCTACGAGGTCCCTGCGGAGTTCAGGAAGTAG